A DNA window from Mastomys coucha isolate ucsf_1 unplaced genomic scaffold, UCSF_Mcou_1 pScaffold21, whole genome shotgun sequence contains the following coding sequences:
- the LOC116101180 gene encoding acyl-CoA desaturase 4 — MTTQLPQEISSNRSTPTIMEPHSRRQQDREEKIPLQAEDIRPEIKDDLYDPSYQDEEGPLPKLEYVWKNIIFMVLLHVGALYGITLVPSCKVYTWLLGIFYNMVAGLGVTAGAHRLWSHRTYKARLPLRIFLIIANTMAFQNDVYEWARDHRAHHKFSETHADPHNSRRGFFFSHVGWLLVRKHPAVKEKGRKLDMSDLKAEKLVMFQRRYYKLAVALIFIILTTLVPWYFWGETFRHSLCVTTFLRYAILLNFTWLVNSAAHLYGNRPYDRGIGARENPLVSMASLGEGFHNYHHAFPYDYSVSEYRWHINFTTFFIDCMAALGLAYDRKKVSTATVLARIKRTGDGSHRSS; from the exons ATGACGACCCAGTTGCCACAAGAG ATCTCCAGCAATCGTAGCACTCCCACCATCATGGAGCCTCACTCCCGGAGACAgcaggacagagaagagaagattCCCCTCCAGGCAGAAGACATCCGGCCTGAAATAAAAGATGATCTATATGACCCCAGCTACCAGGATGAGGAGGGGCCCCTGCCCAAGCTGGAGTATGTCTGGAAGAACATCATCTTCATGGTCCTGCTGCACGTGGGAGCCCTGTACGGGATCACGCTGGTTCCCTCCTGCAAGGTCTACACCTGGCTCTTGG GAATATTCTACAACATGGTTGCCGGTTTGGGTGTCACAGCCGGAGCTCATCGCCTGTGGAGCCACCGAACCTATAAAGCAAGGCTGCCCCTGCGGATCTTCCTCATCATAGCCAACACCATGGCTTTCCAG AACGATGTGTATGAGTGGGCCCGAGATCACCGCGCCCACCACAAGTTCTCAGAAACACACGCTGACCCTCACAATTCCCGCCGTGGCTTCTTCTTCTCTCACGTGGGTTGGCTGCTTGTACGCAAACACCCGGCTGTCAAAGAGAAGGGCAGAAAACTGGACATGTCTGACCTAAAGGCTGAGAAGCTGGTGATGTTCCAGAGGAG GTACTACAAGCTAGCTGTCGCGCTCATTTTCATCATCCTGACCACACTGGTACCTTGGTACTTCTGGGGTGAAACTTTTCGACACAGCTTATGTGTCACTACTTTCCTGCGGTATGCTATACTTCTAAACTTCACCTGGCTGGTGAACAGTGCGGCCCACCTCTATGGAAACCGGCCCTATGACAGGGGCATCGGTGCCCGAGAGAATCCCCTGGTTTCAATGGCATCTTTGG GCGAGGGCTTCCACAACTACCATCACGCCTTCCCCTATGACTACTCTGTCAGTGAGTACCGCTGGCACATCAACTTCACCACGTTCTTCATCGACTGCATGGCTGCCCTCGGCCTGGCTTACGACCGGAAGAAAGTATCTACGGCCACCGTCTTAGCCAGGATTAAGAGAACTGGAGACGGGAGCCACAGGAGTAGCTGA